The following are from one region of the Treponema denticola genome:
- a CDS encoding metallophosphoesterase family protein yields the protein MIKKRKLLVYIIFVCLVLISCGHGLSEFLYRPNSVSDRSTKILDLAPPHTLPAFTCVIFTDIHFGADRRRYDKEFIDWLKNKKASNEFPSFIISMGDIVEHGKEEEYKQYVSFVADIKKIQDIPVYTALGNHDLHNSGWQHWKKYIYPHVPYYRFKTGKFSWYFIDSGDGMLGEPQLKNLVEEMKADPNPKFVFSHYAIYGGGIPYFVMLNTKERAVLIDTFSRNNVKVFFAGHYHPGMLIYSYGTFSELVVRSILKSSSWVELSVDETNSSFSIQEYK from the coding sequence ATGATAAAAAAAAGAAAACTTCTTGTTTATATAATTTTTGTATGTCTCGTTCTTATTTCTTGCGGACATGGCTTAAGTGAGTTTTTGTACAGACCTAATAGTGTTTCAGACAGAAGTACAAAGATATTAGATTTGGCCCCCCCCCATACATTGCCTGCATTTACATGTGTAATATTTACAGATATTCACTTTGGTGCCGATAGAAGACGCTATGATAAAGAATTTATTGACTGGTTGAAAAATAAAAAAGCTTCAAATGAATTTCCTTCTTTTATTATTTCAATGGGAGATATTGTTGAGCATGGAAAAGAAGAAGAGTATAAACAATATGTTTCTTTTGTAGCAGATATAAAAAAAATACAGGATATTCCCGTATATACAGCCCTCGGAAATCATGACCTTCATAATTCAGGATGGCAGCATTGGAAAAAATATATTTATCCCCATGTACCTTATTACCGCTTTAAAACTGGTAAATTTTCATGGTATTTTATTGATTCAGGGGATGGAATGTTGGGAGAGCCTCAGCTAAAAAATCTTGTAGAAGAAATGAAAGCTGATCCGAATCCTAAATTCGTATTTTCTCATTATGCAATTTATGGAGGAGGTATTCCATATTTTGTTATGTTAAATACAAAAGAACGGGCAGTTTTGATAGATACCTTCTCAAGAAATAATGTAAAAGTCTTTTTTGCCGGGCATTATCATCCGGGAATGCTTATTTATAGCTATGGTACATTTTCGGAGTTAGTTGTAAGAAGTATTTTAAAATCTTCATCATGGGTTGAGCTTTCCGTTGATGAAACTAATTCTTCCTTTTCCATTCAAGAATATAAGTAA
- a CDS encoding flagellar filament outer layer protein FlaA, producing the protein MKKTFILVAMAFLLMGAVAVAEEAVIIDFALLNADIIADANGKMTQNRRTVMDYGQVAGASYTDEQKALMRSSLALEQWEVQLNSSAQNPLSVGVSTIKEAEVRAEGDKFAGQKLMGVRILFPEWANNANAKIRPGFLIPAYEKMAQVDDQGNLQEPTAEDKASGKSRFEEGYGVVRNTGVIKSIAVNTYGMNFPHGLYVLLRDQNNVVKRYFMGYLLFDGWRELVWNNPSYVANVKSRELRLYPVYPIALPHVAFEGFLITRDAAHDGGDAIAYFKDVKIIFDKAVLTTVRDFADEDLWGIQTEREMKRKKIEVERFGQTQVLRFLEQEKLATEEGFTPSEGSEKKQQ; encoded by the coding sequence ATGAAAAAAACATTTATACTTGTTGCTATGGCATTCCTTTTGATGGGTGCTGTTGCTGTTGCTGAGGAAGCGGTTATTATTGACTTCGCACTGTTGAATGCAGATATCATCGCAGATGCTAATGGTAAGATGACACAAAACAGAAGAACCGTTATGGATTACGGTCAGGTAGCCGGTGCTTCTTACACAGATGAGCAAAAAGCTTTGATGAGATCATCTCTAGCTCTTGAGCAGTGGGAAGTTCAATTGAATTCTTCCGCTCAGAATCCTCTTTCAGTTGGTGTTTCAACTATTAAGGAAGCTGAAGTAAGAGCTGAAGGCGATAAATTTGCCGGCCAAAAGTTGATGGGTGTCCGCATCTTGTTTCCCGAATGGGCAAATAATGCTAATGCAAAGATTAGACCCGGATTTTTAATTCCTGCTTATGAAAAAATGGCTCAGGTTGATGATCAGGGTAACTTGCAGGAACCTACTGCAGAAGATAAGGCTTCAGGTAAATCAAGATTTGAAGAAGGCTATGGTGTTGTTCGAAATACAGGCGTTATCAAATCAATTGCTGTAAATACCTATGGTATGAACTTCCCCCATGGTCTTTATGTTCTTCTTAGAGATCAGAACAATGTAGTTAAAAGATACTTCATGGGTTACCTCTTATTTGACGGCTGGAGAGAATTGGTATGGAACAATCCTTCATACGTTGCAAATGTAAAGTCTAGGGAATTAAGGCTTTATCCTGTTTACCCTATAGCTCTTCCTCATGTAGCTTTTGAAGGTTTCTTAATCACCCGTGATGCAGCTCATGACGGCGGAGATGCTATCGCATATTTTAAAGATGTTAAGATCATCTTTGACAAAGCTGTTTTGACAACAGTACGAGACTTCGCTGATGAAGACCTTTGGGGTATTCAGACAGAAAGAGAAATGAAGAGAAAGAAGATTGAAGTTGAAAGATTCGGTCAAACTCAAGTTTTACGATTCCTTGAACAGGAAAAGTTGGCTACAGAAGAAGGTTTCACACCTTCAGAAGGTTCCGAAAAGAAACAACAATAA
- a CDS encoding HU family DNA-binding protein — MKQKRSKIDIIDSVYRNNPQYQLKQINAIANLFLDELSVLLQQGIPVEIRGLGSFDFAVLHGRKNARNPKTGEAVLTADRCKVRFKPGKELKEALHKIDTQELIES; from the coding sequence ATGAAACAAAAGCGGTCAAAAATAGACATAATAGATTCCGTTTATCGAAACAATCCTCAATACCAGCTTAAGCAGATTAATGCCATAGCTAATCTGTTTTTAGATGAGCTTTCCGTGCTTTTGCAGCAAGGAATTCCTGTGGAGATACGCGGCCTAGGTTCTTTTGATTTTGCCGTTTTGCATGGCCGAAAAAATGCCCGTAACCCTAAAACAGGAGAAGCCGTTTTAACTGCCGATAGGTGTAAGGTAAGATTTAAACCAGGAAAAGAGCTTAAAGAAGCTCTGCACAAAATCGATACTCAAGAGCTTATTGAATCATGA
- a CDS encoding N-acetylmuramoyl-L-alanine amidase — MKNRTNKTFFSIFLLIFLCLKAFSSGVSVTDAAGRLDLDISWDPLSQELIFIKNNSQVSCKIGESLIIFDNEKADFTPPPYQKDGLTFISGEMYKKLETFFAVPQKEENYRVGVILIDPGHGGKDPGCVGSYVENKKTFVLYEKDIALKVSLDLYKMLKNAYPDKKILLTRNRDVYPTLEDRVNMANSVKLKKNESILYVSIHVNASLSSKAAGFEVWYLPPEYRREVVDKKNVPKEIHSILNSMMEEEFTMESILMAQNILDGLDAQIGEKSPNRGIRENQWFVVRNVKMPSVLIELGFISNKTEIKLLNSPDYLKKCSLGIYNGLSAFISNFENN; from the coding sequence ATGAAAAATAGGACAAATAAGACTTTTTTTTCTATTTTTCTCTTGATTTTCCTTTGTTTAAAAGCTTTTTCTTCAGGCGTTTCGGTTACGGATGCCGCAGGAAGGCTTGATCTCGATATTTCATGGGATCCGCTTTCTCAAGAACTTATTTTTATAAAAAATAATTCTCAGGTAAGCTGCAAAATAGGGGAAAGTCTTATAATTTTTGATAACGAAAAAGCCGATTTTACTCCGCCTCCCTATCAAAAAGACGGTCTTACCTTTATAAGCGGTGAAATGTATAAAAAACTTGAAACATTTTTTGCCGTACCTCAAAAAGAAGAAAATTATAGGGTAGGGGTTATTTTGATAGATCCCGGACATGGGGGAAAAGATCCAGGCTGTGTCGGCTCTTATGTCGAAAATAAAAAAACGTTTGTCTTATACGAAAAGGACATTGCCTTAAAGGTCAGCTTAGATCTGTACAAGATGCTTAAAAATGCCTATCCGGACAAAAAAATTCTTTTAACCAGAAATCGGGATGTATATCCGACCCTTGAAGACAGGGTAAATATGGCAAATTCGGTAAAATTGAAAAAAAATGAAAGCATTCTCTATGTTTCCATCCATGTAAATGCATCCCTTAGCTCAAAGGCTGCCGGTTTTGAGGTCTGGTATCTTCCTCCCGAATACAGGCGTGAAGTAGTCGATAAAAAAAACGTGCCGAAAGAAATTCATTCCATATTGAATTCGATGATGGAAGAGGAATTTACCATGGAAAGTATTTTAATGGCCCAAAATATTTTGGACGGATTGGATGCGCAAATCGGGGAAAAAAGCCCCAATAGGGGAATACGCGAAAATCAGTGGTTTGTGGTACGCAACGTCAAAATGCCCAGTGTTTTAATTGAATTAGGCTTTATCAGCAATAAAACCGAAATTAAGCTTTTAAATTCTCCGGACTACTTGAAAAAATGCTCCTTGGGAATATATAATGGACTCTCTGCTTTTATAAGCAATTTTGAAAATAATTGA
- a CDS encoding bactofilin family protein, translating to MKRNNKYKEKNVTVLGKETVFDGVMKFSETLQIEGKFIGAIDSQGSLYISKNADCRVQYIKAASIVVEGVIVGSLSAADKVDLKSGSSVKGDITAGRLRIADKVSFEGSVRMVKNTGFPEKNFFSIKSDQLKEQLSRE from the coding sequence ATGAAACGGAATAATAAATATAAAGAAAAGAATGTTACGGTTTTAGGTAAGGAAACCGTTTTTGACGGGGTGATGAAATTCTCCGAAACCTTACAGATTGAAGGAAAATTTATCGGAGCCATAGATTCTCAAGGTTCCTTGTATATTTCAAAAAATGCAGACTGCAGAGTTCAGTATATTAAGGCCGCTTCGATAGTTGTTGAAGGCGTTATCGTGGGTTCACTATCGGCTGCCGATAAGGTCGATTTAAAGTCCGGATCTTCCGTTAAGGGGGATATTACTGCCGGCCGTCTTAGAATAGCCGATAAGGTTTCTTTTGAAGGCTCTGTTAGAATGGTTAAAAATACCGGCTTTCCCGAAAAAAACTTTTTCTCTATAAAGTCCGATCAGCTTAAAGAACAGCTTAGCCGTGAGTGA
- a CDS encoding M81 family metallopeptidase — MKRILVGCINHESNSFNPIITGIEDFVIFRGEEVLTKGLKPYYSSTGIIETIQKWGWEVVPAVVARAVPNGLVDYNLYTELKKDFLDYIDKALLDAPIDGICLGLHGSLKVQNIGPAEGDLLKAIREKLPRIPLTTALDMHATVTDEMIKYCDGIVGYKTAPHIDCYETGVHAAELLKKALDSSNKLCIGRVKIPMLVAGEKSETAAEPMKSLIASCVEAEKEEGLLAASVLLGFPWADSKDNGVTIVTTALNDQALADRAALKIAKEFWAERHNFKFKVEHYDSFTSIKTAIESVMQNKEGPVFVSDSGDNPTAGSTGDATECFEALLKQKEALKALPTKVLYSGFFDKAAVEKCFEAGEGASLEITIGGTWDKINGKKIPCSVRVLKLVKNYSVYNSRLALVEMGDIRIVLTSNHIGFGDEELLPALDVKAEDYCIVIVKLGYLEPCFQRIAKRAILAESKGCSNEVLETLDYPQTPRPIYPLDKDMDIKL, encoded by the coding sequence ATGAAGCGAATTTTAGTAGGATGCATAAATCATGAGTCGAACAGCTTTAACCCCATTATCACGGGGATTGAAGACTTTGTTATTTTTAGAGGAGAAGAGGTTTTAACAAAGGGCTTAAAGCCCTATTATTCTTCTACGGGAATTATTGAGACCATTCAAAAATGGGGCTGGGAGGTAGTACCTGCCGTAGTTGCAAGGGCTGTGCCTAACGGCTTGGTTGATTATAATCTATATACCGAACTTAAAAAAGATTTTTTGGATTATATAGATAAGGCCCTTTTGGATGCCCCGATTGACGGCATTTGTTTAGGTCTTCACGGTTCCTTAAAGGTTCAAAACATAGGGCCTGCAGAAGGCGATCTTTTAAAGGCTATCCGTGAAAAGCTTCCCCGTATTCCTTTAACTACAGCCCTCGACATGCATGCTACGGTAACCGACGAGATGATTAAGTATTGTGACGGCATTGTAGGCTATAAAACTGCCCCCCACATTGACTGCTATGAAACGGGAGTTCATGCAGCGGAGCTTTTAAAAAAGGCTTTGGACTCTTCAAATAAACTTTGTATAGGAAGAGTAAAAATCCCAATGCTGGTAGCAGGCGAAAAAAGCGAAACCGCTGCAGAGCCTATGAAAAGCTTAATCGCTTCATGCGTCGAGGCTGAAAAAGAAGAAGGCTTACTTGCAGCCTCAGTTCTTTTGGGCTTCCCATGGGCAGACAGCAAGGATAACGGCGTAACCATAGTAACGACTGCCTTAAACGATCAAGCTCTTGCAGATAGGGCTGCCTTAAAAATAGCTAAAGAATTTTGGGCCGAACGTCATAATTTTAAATTTAAGGTAGAGCATTATGATTCCTTCACTTCAATAAAAACCGCTATAGAATCGGTAATGCAAAATAAAGAAGGCCCTGTTTTTGTTTCGGATTCTGGCGATAATCCTACAGCCGGTTCTACCGGAGACGCCACCGAGTGCTTTGAGGCTCTTTTAAAACAAAAAGAAGCTTTAAAGGCTCTTCCCACCAAGGTGCTCTATTCGGGATTTTTTGATAAGGCTGCCGTAGAAAAATGCTTTGAGGCAGGGGAGGGGGCTTCTCTTGAAATAACTATAGGCGGAACATGGGATAAAATTAACGGCAAAAAAATTCCTTGCTCCGTAAGGGTCTTAAAACTTGTAAAAAACTACAGCGTATATAATTCCCGCTTAGCCCTTGTCGAAATGGGTGACATAAGAATAGTTTTAACCTCAAATCACATAGGTTTTGGGGATGAAGAGCTTTTGCCTGCCCTAGATGTAAAGGCAGAGGATTATTGTATAGTTATCGTAAAGCTGGGTTATTTGGAACCCTGTTTTCAACGTATAGCAAAGAGGGCAATATTGGCGGAATCTAAGGGCTGTTCAAATGAGGTCTTGGAAACATTGGATTATCCTCAAACTCCGCGCCCCATATATCCATTGGATAAGGACATGGATATAAAACTTTAA
- the lnt gene encoding apolipoprotein N-acyltransferase, giving the protein MKNKFIFFTLNLLLAVLGAVLFALSHPNYLNLNGFPIFAYIALIPFFLLLKRTKLKFSFLWGAFSGALSYFIFNFWIIFFHPLAIYIIIAKYCILYSVLFFFLKIIDSYVLKYSFIFQATAWVAFEYVNTLGFLGYPYGIMGYTQWNFPILIKVSSIFGVWGISFLLVFFSACSASFLFEFYKEKDIKNVYKRYKLPMMIWIGTFFAFILYGAFTKIDLSEAQRTKIALVQPNRDPWLGNLEVYRNNYEELKSLSEKALKNFPDIELVVWPETAFIPMIRWHYKYTSTYNPNSLLVRELLHFLDNQRVPFLIGNDDGVLDEKFSDNNFDNLEDKKLDYNAALLFIPKKNVLPPEPQTYRKMHLVPFTEHFPYQKVFPRFYEFLKENDTHFWERGKEAHLLEFNNFKIGTPICFEDTFGYISRAFSKKGANIIINLTNDAWANSAVSQYQHLSMAVFRAVENRLPVLRAASSGQTAFIDQNGNIQEMLPPFIKDILVADVTVLTEGHKTVYSYLGDFFGVLCTIVLILNLCFIIINKFIKRSEVK; this is encoded by the coding sequence ATGAAAAATAAATTTATATTTTTTACTTTAAACCTTTTGCTTGCTGTTTTAGGGGCAGTTCTTTTTGCCTTATCCCATCCTAATTATTTGAATCTAAACGGTTTCCCTATTTTTGCATATATAGCTCTTATTCCATTTTTTTTATTACTTAAAAGGACTAAGCTAAAGTTTTCATTTTTATGGGGAGCCTTTTCCGGTGCTCTATCATATTTTATTTTTAATTTTTGGATAATATTTTTTCATCCCCTTGCTATTTATATAATAATTGCAAAGTATTGTATTCTTTATTCCGTTTTATTTTTTTTCTTAAAGATAATCGATTCTTATGTTTTAAAATATAGCTTTATTTTTCAAGCGACAGCTTGGGTTGCTTTTGAATATGTTAATACTCTGGGTTTTTTAGGTTACCCCTATGGAATAATGGGCTATACTCAATGGAATTTTCCGATATTGATCAAAGTATCTTCAATATTCGGGGTATGGGGCATTTCTTTTTTGCTTGTTTTCTTTTCGGCATGTTCAGCCTCCTTTCTTTTTGAATTTTATAAAGAAAAAGATATAAAGAATGTTTATAAAAGATATAAATTGCCTATGATGATTTGGATAGGTACGTTTTTTGCATTTATTTTATATGGAGCTTTTACAAAGATAGATCTTTCAGAAGCCCAAAGAACAAAGATAGCTCTTGTGCAGCCTAATAGAGATCCTTGGCTTGGAAATTTGGAAGTTTATAGAAATAATTATGAAGAGCTTAAAAGCTTATCTGAAAAAGCTCTTAAAAATTTTCCGGATATCGAATTAGTGGTTTGGCCGGAAACGGCTTTTATTCCTATGATAAGATGGCATTATAAATATACCTCAACCTATAATCCTAATTCGCTTTTGGTGCGGGAGTTGCTGCATTTTTTGGATAATCAAAGGGTCCCGTTTTTAATAGGAAATGATGACGGTGTTTTGGATGAAAAATTTTCAGATAACAATTTTGATAATCTTGAGGATAAGAAGCTTGACTATAATGCAGCTTTACTCTTTATTCCTAAGAAAAACGTTTTACCTCCTGAACCTCAGACTTATCGGAAAATGCACTTAGTTCCATTTACGGAGCACTTTCCTTACCAAAAAGTTTTTCCACGTTTTTACGAATTTTTAAAAGAAAATGATACGCATTTTTGGGAAAGAGGAAAAGAAGCTCATCTTCTTGAATTTAATAATTTTAAAATCGGAACACCGATATGTTTTGAAGATACCTTCGGTTATATTTCAAGGGCTTTTTCAAAAAAAGGTGCTAATATAATCATTAATCTTACAAATGATGCTTGGGCAAATAGTGCTGTAAGTCAGTATCAGCATTTGAGTATGGCGGTTTTTAGGGCTGTCGAAAACCGTCTTCCGGTTTTAAGGGCTGCAAGTTCAGGGCAGACAGCCTTTATCGATCAAAATGGAAATATTCAGGAAATGCTTCCCCCATTTATCAAGGATATTTTGGTTGCAGATGTTACCGTCTTGACAGAAGGGCATAAAACCGTTTACTCTTATTTGGGTGATTTTTTTGGAGTTCTTTGCACAATTGTTTTAATTTTAAATTTGTGCTTTATTATAATTAATAAATTTATAAAAAGATCGGAGGTTAAATGA
- a CDS encoding (p)ppGpp synthetase produces MLSEDVPWLPKKEKLREVYTSYVPHLNILIVRIEEFLRSIVKITSAPTYKTRVKSFNSYYLKLLKFPPKKDTSDLPVLTDILGVRIICPFLQDINEVETILLKNFKIIEVERKGSERTFREFGYESVHFLLEIPEEFKVGLVLPKNLIFEIQLRTILQDAWAEVEHELVYKSEFSPFDQPLKRKLASINASLSLADIIFQEIRDYQNKLNAELEKRRFEFYSMADEYTAQVLPETNIVQHDNVEHGEELKLAETIDDLILSAIEAHNQNLFDKAEKIYTKIIEQNPNDIVLSVVYKHRGMAYFAQANYEGAYADFLQSCKYNSANFRSFYYVGIALTLLNRDDEAIEYFTKSLEINKFQAHVYFRRALSYFKLALYPEAARDLDSASDLGLAEEDAKKLRIAIAKKIDMV; encoded by the coding sequence ATGTTGTCTGAAGACGTGCCTTGGCTCCCTAAAAAAGAAAAATTAAGGGAGGTTTATACTTCTTATGTGCCTCACTTAAATATCTTGATAGTGCGCATAGAGGAGTTTCTACGTTCTATAGTAAAAATAACTTCTGCTCCTACATATAAAACAAGGGTAAAAAGTTTTAATAGTTATTATTTGAAACTTTTAAAATTTCCTCCAAAAAAAGATACATCAGATCTTCCTGTTCTTACAGATATTCTGGGAGTAAGGATAATATGCCCCTTTTTACAGGATATAAATGAAGTTGAAACAATTCTGCTAAAGAATTTTAAGATAATAGAAGTGGAACGTAAGGGTTCTGAAAGGACTTTTAGAGAATTCGGGTATGAATCGGTGCATTTTTTACTTGAGATACCTGAAGAATTTAAGGTAGGTCTTGTTTTACCTAAAAATTTAATTTTTGAGATCCAGCTTCGGACTATTCTTCAAGATGCTTGGGCTGAGGTTGAACACGAGCTGGTATATAAATCGGAGTTTTCTCCCTTTGATCAACCCCTAAAAAGAAAGCTTGCTTCGATAAACGCAAGTTTGAGTTTGGCTGATATTATTTTTCAGGAAATTCGCGATTATCAAAACAAGCTTAATGCCGAGCTTGAAAAAAGGCGTTTTGAATTTTATTCGATGGCTGATGAATATACGGCTCAAGTTTTACCTGAAACCAATATTGTTCAACATGATAATGTAGAGCATGGAGAGGAGTTGAAGCTTGCCGAAACGATCGATGATTTGATATTATCTGCAATTGAAGCTCATAATCAAAATCTTTTTGATAAGGCCGAAAAGATTTATACAAAAATAATTGAACAAAATCCTAACGATATAGTTTTGTCGGTTGTATATAAACACAGAGGTATGGCCTATTTTGCCCAAGCTAATTATGAAGGTGCTTATGCCGATTTTTTGCAGAGCTGTAAATATAATTCTGCAAATTTTCGTTCGTTTTATTATGTGGGAATAGCTTTAACTCTCTTAAACAGAGATGATGAAGCCATTGAATATTTTACAAAATCGCTTGAAATAAATAAGTTTCAAGCCCATGTTTATTTTAGGCGTGCTTTGTCCTATTTTAAACTGGCCTTATATCCTGAAGCTGCCAGGGACTTGGATTCTGCCTCGGATCTTGGTTTAGCCGAAGAAGATGCAAAAAAATTGCGTATAGCTATTGCAAAAAAAATTGATATGGTGTAA
- the rpsT gene encoding 30S ribosomal protein S20 → MKNRSAIKRHNQSEVRRMRNRSAKSEVRTTARKYTEAVHAANAENAAALLRELSSQLDSAARKGILTKNSAARKKSRMQLLYNASFAAK, encoded by the coding sequence ATGAAAAATCGATCTGCGATTAAAAGACATAACCAGAGTGAAGTACGCCGAATGCGAAACCGCTCTGCAAAAAGTGAAGTACGTACAACAGCTAGAAAGTATACTGAGGCTGTTCATGCAGCTAATGCGGAAAATGCCGCAGCCTTACTTCGCGAGCTCTCCAGTCAGCTTGATTCTGCAGCCCGAAAAGGAATTTTAACAAAAAATTCGGCAGCCCGCAAAAAGTCAAGGATGCAGCTTTTGTACAACGCTTCATTTGCAGCAAAATAA
- a CDS encoding NADase-type glycan-binding domain-containing protein, whose translation MFLKSKIGLFKKSLFLCLFLIVGSFAIGQNFDLAGFGYTDTVPCPYFIEFQKGNEIEISWYNANQKRVKKIYTYKKKYIGRFPLFELNADMPDDLYAGLNPESKNYYGNKFMLLTGLAKKALGENKDGIVGLGMLPTRKGKKASDFFSDFPMGGTGETPYFYYENVSSHLVEKSKEGKREYKIENLSIMEQDTPWVEGVDGWGIGESFVIKTWNDTSDKYILLMNGYISASNPKLYDENGRIKKIMVEGVTSGKKKEFTVKDTPHPQTVDISFLPEQEDVKITILDVYKGTKYEDTAIHFMILWRTEVIPYE comes from the coding sequence ATGTTTTTAAAAAGTAAGATCGGTTTATTTAAAAAAAGCTTATTTTTATGTCTTTTTTTAATCGTGGGTAGTTTTGCAATAGGGCAAAACTTTGATTTGGCAGGATTCGGATATACGGATACGGTACCATGCCCCTATTTTATCGAATTCCAAAAAGGAAACGAGATTGAAATAAGCTGGTATAATGCAAATCAGAAAAGAGTAAAAAAAATCTATACTTACAAAAAAAAGTATATAGGCCGCTTTCCTCTATTTGAATTGAATGCCGATATGCCCGATGACCTATATGCAGGACTTAATCCCGAATCAAAAAACTATTACGGAAATAAATTTATGCTTTTAACGGGTTTGGCAAAAAAAGCTTTGGGAGAAAATAAAGACGGTATTGTAGGCCTCGGTATGCTGCCTACACGCAAGGGTAAAAAAGCTTCAGACTTTTTTTCTGATTTTCCCATGGGAGGAACAGGAGAAACACCTTATTTTTACTATGAAAATGTAAGTTCTCATCTTGTGGAAAAATCAAAAGAAGGGAAAAGAGAATATAAAATAGAAAATTTATCGATCATGGAACAAGACACTCCTTGGGTAGAAGGTGTAGACGGCTGGGGTATAGGAGAGTCCTTTGTTATAAAAACATGGAATGACACCAGTGACAAATACATACTCTTAATGAACGGTTATATTTCCGCTTCAAATCCTAAACTCTACGATGAAAATGGGAGAATTAAAAAGATAATGGTTGAGGGAGTTACAAGCGGTAAGAAAAAAGAGTTCACCGTAAAGGATACGCCCCACCCTCAAACTGTAGATATAAGTTTTTTACCCGAACAAGAAGATGTTAAGATTACCATATTGGATGTATACAAGGGTACAAAATACGAGGACACGGCTATTCATTTTATGATTTTGTGGAGAACCGAAGTTATCCCTTACGAATAA
- the gpmA gene encoding 2,3-diphosphoglycerate-dependent phosphoglycerate mutase — translation MRLVLVRHGESEWNKLNLFTGWTDVDLSEKGVEEAKEGGTYLKKEGFDFDICYTSYLKRAIHTLNYILNEMDREWLPVIKTWKLNERHYGGLQGLNKTETAEKYGEDQVKIWRRSFDIAPPVLEEGDKRCPYLQEQYRGIEKSELPLTESLKDTIARAVPFFEKTIKPQMLEGKRILITAHGNSLRALVKYFENLSDEEIISVNIPTGVPLVYEFDKNFKVLSKRYLGDQEKINAKINAVANQGKKK, via the coding sequence ATGAGATTGGTTTTGGTCAGGCATGGCGAAAGTGAATGGAATAAGCTTAATTTATTTACCGGCTGGACGGATGTCGATTTAAGCGAAAAAGGTGTAGAAGAAGCAAAAGAAGGCGGAACCTACTTAAAAAAAGAAGGTTTTGACTTCGATATTTGCTATACCTCCTATCTAAAACGGGCAATTCATACCCTCAATTATATTTTAAATGAGATGGATAGGGAATGGCTTCCCGTTATAAAAACTTGGAAGCTGAATGAAAGGCATTACGGGGGATTGCAGGGCCTAAACAAGACGGAAACAGCCGAAAAATACGGAGAAGATCAGGTAAAAATTTGGCGCCGCTCCTTTGATATTGCTCCTCCCGTTTTGGAAGAAGGAGATAAGCGATGTCCCTATTTGCAGGAACAATACAGAGGTATCGAAAAATCAGAGCTTCCCTTAACCGAAAGCTTAAAAGATACCATAGCCAGAGCCGTTCCTTTTTTTGAAAAGACTATAAAACCTCAAATGCTTGAAGGAAAAAGGATTCTTATTACTGCCCACGGTAATTCCCTCAGGGCCTTGGTTAAATATTTTGAAAATTTAAGCGATGAAGAAATAATCTCGGTAAATATTCCGACAGGTGTTCCTTTGGTTTACGAATTCGATAAGAATTTTAAGGTTCTTAGTAAACGCTACCTTGGAGATCAAGAGAAAATTAATGCTAAAATAAATGCAGTTGCAAATCAAGGAAAAAAGAAATAA
- a CDS encoding CinA family protein — translation MIDFELIKKVFFVLRERGIKLITAESLTGGLIASEFTKIPGASEVLWGGYIVYTPQAKISLLNIEPDIIDSFGVVSPQTVEAMALGAVKNFFNASCAPEPAVSIAVSGVAGPSSLEGNPLGTVCVSSAFFCPTPSDFKKLPDLKILKKEALVFKTHTYWFSGSRDEVREQTVNKAFLHVLSLTEKTAAPIRNCRDFKC, via the coding sequence GTGATTGATTTTGAGCTTATAAAAAAAGTTTTTTTTGTTCTAAGAGAAAGAGGCATTAAGCTTATAACCGCCGAATCTTTGACCGGAGGCTTGATAGCTTCCGAATTCACAAAAATACCGGGGGCTTCAGAAGTGCTTTGGGGCGGTTATATAGTTTATACGCCTCAGGCAAAAATCTCGCTTTTAAATATAGAGCCTGATATAATAGACTCTTTCGGAGTGGTAAGTCCGCAAACCGTAGAAGCTATGGCTTTAGGTGCCGTTAAAAATTTCTTTAATGCTTCCTGTGCTCCTGAACCTGCTGTTTCTATTGCGGTAAGCGGAGTTGCAGGCCCATCAAGCCTTGAAGGAAATCCTCTCGGGACAGTATGTGTTTCTTCCGCTTTTTTTTGTCCTACGCCTTCTGATTTTAAAAAATTACCTGATTTAAAAATTTTAAAAAAAGAGGCTCTTGTTTTTAAAACGCATACCTATTGGTTTTCAGGTTCAAGGGATGAGGTAAGGGAACAAACTGTAAATAAGGCTTTTTTGCATGTGTTATCCTTAACGGAAAAAACGGCAGCCCCGATTAGAAACTGCCGTGATTTTAAGTGTTGA